The Solibacillus daqui genome has a segment encoding these proteins:
- a CDS encoding MarR family winged helix-turn-helix transcriptional regulator codes for MAEKGSIRMNELARILGIKARSVTDFVDALEQVVRQPDPNDLRAILLQLTDLAKTHLDEVRVLQNEITDRLLENIPVDQHGVLLGLLKRLNKEKYQATNID; via the coding sequence GTGGCAGAAAAAGGATCGATACGTATGAATGAACTTGCCCGAATTTTGGGCATAAAAGCAAGGTCTGTTACCGATTTTGTAGATGCTTTAGAACAGGTCGTTCGTCAACCTGACCCAAATGATCTTAGGGCAATCTTATTACAATTAACCGATTTAGCAAAAACGCATTTGGATGAAGTGCGTGTTTTACAAAACGAAATTACGGATAGGCTTTTAGAGAACATACCAGTAGATCAACATGGGGTACTACTAGGTTTATTGAAGCGATTGAATAAGGAAAAATATCAGGCTACAAATATCGATTAA
- a CDS encoding HPr family phosphocarrier protein: protein MIEKQVEVKLKSGLQARQAALFVQEANRYKSDVFLEKEAKKVNAKSIMGIMSLAVAKGTTVTLSADGHDEEKAMHALQLLIEKAD, encoded by the coding sequence ATGATCGAAAAACAAGTAGAGGTCAAGCTAAAATCAGGATTACAAGCAAGACAAGCTGCACTATTCGTTCAAGAAGCGAATCGTTATAAATCAGATGTCTTTTTAGAAAAAGAAGCGAAAAAGGTGAATGCCAAATCGATCATGGGCATTATGAGCTTAGCGGTAGCAAAAGGTACGACAGTGACGCTAAGCGCAGATGGGCATGATGAAGAAAAAGCGATGCATGCGCTACAGCTACTAATCGAAAAAGCAGATTAA
- the whiA gene encoding DNA-binding protein WhiA, protein MSFASETKKELTQIEADDTSLKAEVSALIRMNGSLSFANRQLSLDVQTENAAIARRLYTIVKKLYPYNVELLVRKKMRLKKNNVYICRVREGAREILADLEIVSNSFEFNHTIAQSIIPKNNQRRAYLRGAFLAGGSVNNPETSSYHLEIYSLYKEHGEALADLMNHYDLNAKTIERKKGFVTYLKEAEKISDFLNLVGATSAMLKFEDVRIVRDMRNSVNRIVNCETANLNKTIGAALRQVDNIRFIDNAIGLDQLPEKLREIARLRVEYQDVTLKELGEMVSTGVVSKSGVNHRLRKIDEIAEALRRGEQI, encoded by the coding sequence ATGTCATTTGCATCAGAAACAAAAAAAGAGCTCACGCAAATTGAAGCGGATGACACAAGCTTAAAAGCTGAAGTGTCCGCCCTTATACGAATGAATGGATCTTTAAGCTTTGCCAATCGTCAATTAAGTTTAGATGTACAAACCGAAAATGCAGCGATTGCACGTCGACTTTATACAATTGTTAAAAAGCTTTATCCATATAATGTTGAGTTGTTAGTACGTAAAAAAATGCGCCTTAAGAAAAACAATGTATACATTTGCCGTGTACGTGAAGGGGCCCGTGAAATTTTAGCGGATTTAGAAATTGTTTCGAATTCTTTCGAGTTCAATCATACAATTGCACAGTCGATCATTCCAAAAAATAATCAGCGCCGTGCTTATTTACGTGGTGCGTTTTTAGCCGGTGGTTCAGTGAATAATCCAGAAACGTCCTCATATCATTTAGAGATTTATTCGCTTTATAAGGAGCACGGGGAGGCGTTGGCTGATCTGATGAACCACTATGATTTGAATGCGAAAACGATTGAACGTAAAAAGGGCTTTGTCACGTATTTAAAAGAGGCAGAAAAAATTTCGGATTTTTTAAATTTAGTAGGTGCGACTTCAGCTATGTTAAAGTTTGAGGATGTCAGAATTGTACGCGATATGCGTAATAGTGTGAACCGCATTGTAAACTGTGAAACCGCTAATTTAAATAAAACAATCGGCGCGGCATTACGTCAGGTCGATAATATTCGTTTTATTGACAACGCGATCGGTTTAGATCAGTTGCCAGAAAAACTACGGGAAATTGCACGATTACGTGTCGAGTATCAAGATGTCACGTTAAAAGAACTAGGTGAAATGGTTTCAACGGGAGTTGTTAGTAAATCGGGCGTGAATCACCGCTTACGTAAAATCGATGAAATTGCGGAAGCACTTCGTCGCGGAGAGCAGATTTAG
- a CDS encoding gluconeogenesis factor YvcK family protein, translating to MKKKKTRIVVIGGGTGLSTVLRGLKLHSFDITAIVTVADDGGSSGRLRDDYDIPPPGDVRNVIAALSDVEPLVEQMFQFRFSQSNDLNGHSLGNLMLTALIEITGDFNHAIAEMSKVLNVHGKVVPAANKKVTLHAELTDGTTIVGESKIPSGHAPIKRVFLEPSNLKPLPAAIHAIERADFILIGPGSLYTSIIPNLLVKGIGQAVVKAKGEKIYIANLMTQQGETINYSVSQHIEAIHEHVGESFIESVLFNEKELPPAIYAHYREENAEPVHFDVEKLTQMGLKIIKKEIALIEDGTVRHDAKNLADWLCDYAAQKQQKMQD from the coding sequence ATGAAAAAAAAGAAAACGCGCATCGTAGTCATTGGGGGAGGCACAGGGCTATCGACGGTGCTACGGGGATTAAAGCTGCATTCGTTTGATATTACAGCGATTGTTACAGTAGCAGATGATGGTGGCTCTTCTGGACGACTACGAGATGACTATGATATACCACCACCTGGGGATGTACGAAACGTCATTGCGGCGCTATCTGATGTGGAACCATTAGTCGAGCAAATGTTTCAGTTTCGCTTTTCGCAGTCCAATGATTTGAATGGACATTCTTTAGGCAATTTAATGCTAACGGCGCTTATCGAAATTACAGGTGACTTTAACCATGCTATTGCTGAAATGAGTAAAGTATTAAATGTTCACGGTAAGGTCGTTCCAGCTGCAAATAAAAAAGTGACTCTACATGCCGAACTAACGGACGGAACAACAATTGTTGGAGAATCCAAAATCCCTTCAGGTCATGCGCCTATTAAACGTGTTTTTTTAGAACCAAGTAATTTAAAGCCGTTGCCAGCCGCGATCCATGCGATTGAACGTGCCGATTTTATTTTAATTGGTCCAGGAAGTTTATATACTAGTATTATTCCAAACCTATTAGTAAAAGGAATTGGGCAAGCGGTCGTAAAGGCAAAAGGCGAAAAAATATATATTGCTAACTTAATGACGCAGCAAGGAGAAACAATCAATTATTCAGTATCACAGCACATAGAAGCAATTCATGAACATGTTGGTGAATCATTTATCGAATCCGTGTTGTTTAATGAAAAAGAATTACCTCCTGCAATTTACGCCCATTATCGTGAAGAAAATGCAGAGCCCGTACATTTTGATGTTGAAAAATTAACTCAAATGGGTTTGAAAATAATAAAAAAAGAAATTGCACTTATAGAAGACGGCACAGTTCGTCATGATGCAAAAAATTTAGCGGATTGGCTATGTGATTATGCAGCACAAAAGCAACAAAAAATGCAGGACTAA
- the rapZ gene encoding RNase adapter RapZ, whose protein sequence is MGSSSYTHELVIITGMSGAGKTVAVHSFEDLGYYCVDNLPPDLLITFLALMKDSEKKISRIAVVMDLRGREFFDSLIETLDALLEEEDLLARILYLDSDDATLVRRYKESRRSHPLAPQGLPLEGIQLERQLLSELKGRAKTIVNTSSLKPRELRERIAQEFDNQSSPSFSVNVMSFGFKHGIPIDADLVFDVRFLKNPYYVEELRHKTGLQTEVSSYVLATDETQQLIAKLTDLFAFMIPQYRNEGKSQLVIAFGCTGGQHRSVTLAEYFGKFLTKNDRVIISHRDINHRKD, encoded by the coding sequence GTGGGGAGTTCGAGCTATACACATGAGTTGGTCATAATTACAGGGATGTCGGGCGCAGGTAAAACAGTTGCTGTTCATAGCTTTGAAGACTTAGGCTATTACTGTGTTGATAATTTACCGCCAGATTTATTAATTACTTTTTTAGCGTTAATGAAGGATTCTGAAAAGAAAATTTCCCGTATTGCTGTTGTGATGGATTTACGTGGGCGTGAGTTTTTCGATTCGTTAATTGAAACGCTAGATGCTCTTTTAGAAGAAGAGGATTTATTAGCACGCATTTTATATTTAGATTCGGATGATGCCACACTTGTGCGCCGATATAAAGAATCACGCCGCTCACACCCATTAGCTCCTCAAGGTTTACCGCTTGAAGGAATTCAGTTAGAGCGCCAATTATTATCTGAATTAAAAGGACGTGCAAAAACGATTGTTAACACTTCTTCGTTAAAACCGCGTGAATTACGTGAGCGCATCGCACAAGAATTTGATAATCAAAGTAGCCCTTCATTTTCAGTAAATGTCATGTCGTTTGGCTTTAAGCATGGTATTCCAATTGATGCCGATTTAGTATTTGATGTGCGCTTTTTAAAAAATCCATATTATGTCGAAGAACTTCGTCATAAAACAGGGCTTCAAACGGAAGTTTCATCGTACGTATTAGCAACTGATGAAACACAGCAGTTAATTGCTAAATTAACTGACCTGTTTGCCTTTATGATTCCACAGTACCGTAATGAAGGGAAATCACAGCTTGTGATTGCATTTGGCTGTACAGGTGGTCAGCACCGCTCAGTAACACTTGCAGAATACTTTGGTAAGTTTTTAACAAAAAATGATCGAGTTATTATTTCACACAGAGATATCAATCATAGGAAGGATTGA
- a CDS encoding NUDIX hydrolase, with product MQRITNLLAIKDGKVLLLQKPRRGWFVAPGGKMELGESIYESAVREFQEETNLTPKAAHLKGIYTMVIKNEDIVVDEWMLYTFVANDVEGTQFIETREGILGWHSIDSINELPMAEGDRTNLLFAALNKGIQYGTFEYTEDFELISEKIQNSIEEN from the coding sequence ATGCAACGTATTACGAATTTATTAGCTATAAAGGATGGAAAAGTATTATTACTCCAAAAGCCAAGGCGCGGTTGGTTTGTTGCGCCAGGAGGTAAAATGGAGTTAGGGGAGTCCATCTATGAATCCGCTGTACGCGAATTTCAAGAAGAAACAAACTTAACACCAAAAGCTGCTCATTTAAAAGGCATTTATACAATGGTTATTAAAAATGAAGATATAGTAGTTGACGAGTGGATGCTGTATACATTTGTTGCAAATGATGTGGAAGGTACACAATTTATTGAAACACGCGAAGGAATTTTAGGTTGGCATTCCATTGACAGTATCAACGAACTTCCGATGGCTGAAGGTGATCGAACTAATTTATTGTTTGCAGCGTTAAACAAAGGTATACAATATGGTACATTTGAATATACAGAAGATTTTGAGTTGATTAGCGAAAAAATCCAAAATTCAATCGAAGAAAACTAG